The following coding sequences are from one Panicum hallii strain FIL2 chromosome 5, PHallii_v3.1, whole genome shotgun sequence window:
- the LOC112893565 gene encoding pyruvate decarboxylase 1-like, protein MDTTIGSVPAATDAAPPAPPASAPREATLGRHLARRLAEVGARDVFAVPGDFNLTLLDELEAESGSTGVRLVGCCNELNAAYAADGYARARGGGVGACAVTFTVGGLSAINAVAGAFSENLPVVCIVGGPNSNDYGSNRILHHTIGLPDFTQELRCFQTVTCYQAVVNNLEDAHEQIDTAISTAIKESKPVYISISCNLPSIPHPTFSRHPVPFFLSPRLSNQMNLEAAVEAAAAFLNKAVKPVLVGGPKMRVSKACKAFVELADACGYPVAMMPSAKGLVPEHHSRFIGTYWGAVSTPFCAEIVESADAYLFAGPIFNDYSSVGYSLLLKKEKAIIVQPERVVIGHGPAFGCVLMKDFLHALATRLKKNTAAYENYCRIYVPPGEPHPSEPGEPLRVNILFKHIQAMLSSNSAIIAETGDSWFNCQKLKLPEGCGYEFQMQYGSIGWSVGATLGYAQAAKDKRVIACIGDGSFQVTAQEVSTMLRWGQNSIIFLINNGGYTIEVEIHDGPYNVIKNWNYTGLMEAFHNGEGKCYTVKVRTEEDLKEALKAALGPKKDCLCFIEVIVHKDDTSKELLEWGSRVSAANSRPPNPQ, encoded by the exons ATGGACACGACCATCGGCTCGGTCCCCGCGGCTACggacgccgccccgcccgccccgccggccTCGGCCCCGCGGGAGGCGACGCTGGGCCGCCACCTCGCGCGGCGGCTCGCCGAGGTGGGCGCCCGCGACGTGTTCGCCGTGCCGGGGGACTTCAACCTGACGCTCCTCGACGAGCTGGAGGCCGAGTCGGGCTCCACGGGGGTGCGCCTCGTGGGCTGCTGCAACGAGCTCAACGCGGCGTACGCCGCCGACGGGTACGcccgggcgcgcggcggcggggtcggcgCCTGCGCCGTCACGTTCACCGTCGGCGGGCTCAGCGCCATCAACGCCGTCGCGGGGGCATTCAGCGAGAACCTCCCCGTCGTGTGCATCGTCGGGGGGCCCAACAGCAACGACTACGGGAGCAACAGGATCCTGCACCACACCATCGGTCTGCCGGATTTCACGCAGGAGCTCAGGTGCTTCCAGACCGTCACGTGCTACCAG GCTGTGGTGAACAACTTGGAAGATGCACATGAACAGATTGACACTGCCATCTCTACAGCAATAAAGGAGAGCAAGCCTGTTTACATCAGCATCAGCTGCAACCTCCCTTCGATCCCACATCCCACCTTCAGCCGTCATCCTGTCCCTTTCTTCCTCTCCCCAAG GCTATCGAACCAGATGAACCTGGAGGCAGCAGTGGAAGCCGCTGCGGCATTCTTGAACAAAGCTGTCAAGCCAGTGCTTGTTGGTGGACCAAAGATGAGGGTGTCCAAAGCATGCAAAGCCTTTGTAGAGCTGGCAGATGCCTGCGGCTATCCCGTTGCGATGATGCCTTCTGCAAAGGGGCTTGTGCCGGAGCACCACTCGAGGTTTATCGGCACATACTGGGGCGCTGTGAGCACTCCATTCTGTGCTGAGATCGTTGAGTCTGCCGATGCCTATCTATTTGCTGGTCCCATATTCAACGACTACAGCTCGGTTGGATACTCGCTGCTCCTGAAGAAGGAAAAGGCCATCATTGTCCAACCAGAACGGGTGGTCATCGGACATGGCCCTGCATTTGGGTGTGTTCTGATGAAGGATTTCCTGCATGCACTTGCAACCCGTCTGAAGAAGAATACTGCTGCATATGAGAACTATTGTCGAATTTATGTGCCTCCAGGCGAGCCACATCCATCTGAACCTGGAGAGCCATTGAGAGTGAACATACTATTCAAGCATATTCAGGCAATGCTGTCTAGCAACTCGGCAATCATTGCAGAGACTGGGGACTCGTGGTTTAACTGCCAGAAGCTGAAGCTACCAGAAGGCTGTGG GTACGAATTTCAGATGCAGTATGGATCAATTGGCTGGTCAGTGGGTGCAACTCTAGGATACGCACAGGCTGCTAAGGATAAGCGTGTCATTGCATGCATTGGAGATGGCAGCTTTCAG GTGACGGCACAAGAAGTGTCAACGATGCTCCGATGGGGGCAGAACAGCATCATCTTTCTGATAAACAATGGAGGATACACAATTGAGGTGGAGATCCATGACGGTCCTTATAATGTTATCAAGAATTGGAACTACACTGGTTTGATGGAAGCATTCCACAATGGCGAGGGCAAGTGCTACACAGTAAAG GTTCGAACTGAGGAGGACCTGAAGGAGGCATTGAAGGCAGCTCTGGGCCCTAAGAAGGACTGCTTGTGCTTCATAGAGGTCATTGTGCACAAGGATGACACCAGCAAAGAGCTTCTCGAGTGGGGATCTAGGGTTTCTGCGGCAAATAGCCGTCCACCAAATCCTCAGTGA